In Oncorhynchus masou masou isolate Uvic2021 unplaced genomic scaffold, UVic_Omas_1.1 unplaced_scaffold_4242, whole genome shotgun sequence, the genomic stretch TAAGAGTTACTGTAAGTTTGCTGTATGAGTAACTGTAAGTTTGCTGTAAGTTTGCTGTAAGAGTTACTGTAAGTTTGATGTAAGAGTTACTGTAAGTTTGATGTAAGAGTTACTGTAAGTTTGTTGTAAGAGTTACTGTAAGTTTGCTGTAAGAGTTACTGTAAGTTTGTTGTAAGAGTTACTGTAAGTTTGCTGTAAGAGTTACTGTAAGTTTGTTGTAAGAATTACTGTAAGTTTGCTGTAAGATTGCTGTAAGAGTTACTGTAAGTTTGCTGTAAGAGTAACTCTAAATTTGCTGTAAGAGTTACTGTAAGTTTGTTGTAAGAGTAACTGTAAGTTTGTTGTAAGAGTAACTCTAAATTTGCTGTAAGAGTTACTGTAAGTTTGCAGGTGCTTACGGGACATCTTTGAGCGTGTTCCTCAGCTCGATGCCTAGGTTCTGGATGTACCGCCACTGCCCCTCCTGGACGGGCTGACCGGTCAGATGGATGTTGTCCACGGTCAGCTGGGCCTCGTCGAACAACCACTGGACCACGAACACTGGGCCTGTGTGGAGGGAGGTTGTAATGTATGCacaagtgaacacacacacacaaacgcatgcaCAGGCTGTCCATAAtgaacacactgacacacagagacatacacagatATCTGTGCAAATTCACAAATGAATTAATTAACCTTTGCTAGCACTCACTCTTTATGGAGGGGAACACTCTGTAGCCAAAGAAACAGTTCCACTCCTCCCCAGGTGGACCTGTCTACACCTCTCTGGCACAACGCTGCCCCAGTACCTGGTGACAAGAGGTCAGAGTTCAACATCTTACAGTGTCAGTTCATATAGGACCTGAAGAATAGGCTACTAAGCATGAGTCTACATAAGAAGCCCGATCAGATCAAATCTTTAAGGCTGTATTTACACAAGCATCATGATCAGATCAGATCTCTAAGGTTGTGTTTACACAAGCATCTCAATCAGATCTCTAAGGTTGCGTTTACACAAGCATCCCGATCAGATCAAATCTctaaggctgtgtttacacaagcatcccaatcagatcagatctctcaggctgtgtttacacaaacatcccaatcagatcagatcttttgCCAATTATTGagctgtgtaaatgcagccttagGCGAGGGGTTCAATATTTTCAATCCATTTAACAATGAAgcgacacagtacagtacaactagGGCCTATAGCTTATCCTATATCCTATAGCTTATCCTGATCAGGCCACTGGGCCATGAGAAACACTCTGGCCGAACCACTCAGAAAGCAGTTcagaataggagtgctgatctaggatcagtcctCCCTATCCATATGATTTTATTGAATATGATCTAAAAGTTGGAAAACTGATCATATATCAGCACCCCTAATCTGAGATTGTGAATATGGTCCCAGAGACTGCAGCTATAGTGGTGGAGTGCTCTCTTACTTGATGCCTCTCTTGATGGCCTCCGTGGGGGCACAGCTGATGGTGTCGTGACAGTCAGTAGATCGGTACTGCTTGTTGTCCAGGAACCAGCCCGAGTCAGCCAGACCCCTCACCTGGATCCCAGGGTGCCCCAGCCCCTCCAGCAGCTCAGCCACAGGGTCCACGTTCAACAGGACCCCCGTCCCTCCCGCACTGTGGGGTAGAGAAGAGACACACAGATAACACACACAGgcatagatgcacacacactggcatggacacacacacacacacaagcatggacacacacacacgcatggacacacacacacacaaaagcatggacacacacacacaagcatggacacacacacacaagcatggacacacacacacacacacacacacacacaagcatggacacacacacgaatcgatacaaacacacacaggtacaaacagacacactcactcactttaATCTCTAGTGACACACAGTTCCAGTTAATTAAACATATTTACATTACGttaacacagacacacccacaccaaCATGGGGCCCCACCCACCTGCTGCCAGCCAGTAGTAGAACCTTGGCGTTGTCAAGCCCCTTGGTCAGCAGATCCTTCACGACCTCCTGAATGATCAGAGACCCCATGAAGGCGTAGCCACCTGCACACAGACGgcacgcagacagacagtcagtcaccaaCACAATACATTGAGTGCAGAGTGACCAACACAATGCACACAACATACCTACCTATCCTATGTCTATCATGGATGACtcaatgaaataaaacatattttcctCGAGGGAAATTGGTTAAGTTAATTGATTGAATGATTGATTAATATCTTGGTTGGTTGGCTGATCGGTTGCTTGTTTTATTGGTTGCTTGGTTGATTGATTAGTTGATTgtgtgattgattggttgattgtttGATTGATGTATTGGCTGATTGGTTGATTTATTGATTGGGTGTTTGGTTGATCGTTTGATTTATTGATTGGGTGTTTGGTTGATTTATTGATTGGGTGTTTGGTTGACTGACCTCCATTAGAAAATGCAAACACACATTAGAATGGCTAATAGTCATGTCTTACTGTGGTCTGTCTTGGCTGAGGCACCACTCCACACATCACTAGAGCAGTAGGGGATGAACCTGGAGAGGAAGCACAACATCAGTGGCAGGTCTTCTTACACCTTTATAAAGATCAactggacacagacacaccaaATCCTGGAACTTACACCATGTTGGCGTTCCACCAGTGAGGGTTTTCCTCTGGGAGTGGAGACAGGATCCCTGTGCCTACAGAGAGGAATGACACAGCAATAGAGAAGAGATGACATTAACCATCATGCCACTCCCAAAAACATCACCAACTTCCTCATAATCACTGCATTAATGATGGTCATGACagcacattgagagagagaggcacttcCCCTCTTACAGGATCAGGCAgaccgtctcaataacactggtcattactacatagaggaccgtctcaataacactggtcattactacatagaggaccgtctcaataacactggtcattactacatagaggaccgtctcaataacactggtcattactacatagaggaccgtctcaataacactggtcattactacatagaggaccgtatcagtaacactggtcattactacatagaggaccgtctcaataacactggtcattactacatagaggaccgtctcaataacactggtcattactacatagaggaccgtctcaataacactggtcattactacatagaggactgtctcaataacactggtcattactacatagaggaccgtctcaataacactggtcattactacatagaggaccgtctcaataacactggtcattactacatagaggaccgtctcaataacactggtcattactacatagaggactgtctcaataacactggtcattactacatagatgACTGTCTTagtaacactggtcattactacatagatgcctgtctcaataacactggtcattactacatagaggaccgtctcaataactctggtcattactacatagatgactgtctcaataacactggtcattactacatagaggaccgtctcaataacactggtcattactacatagaggaccgtgGTCATTActgtctcaataacactggtcattactacatagaggaccgtctcaataacactggtcattactaatAGAGgacaataacactggtcattactacatagaggaccgtctcaataacactggtcattactacatagagaccgtctcaataacactggtcattactacatagaggactgtctcaataacactggtcattactacatagatgACTGTCTCagtaacactggtcattactacatagatgcctgtctcaataacactggtcattactacatagaccctgtctcaataacactggtcattactacatagaggaccgtctcaataacactgatcattactacatagaggaccgtctcaataacactgatcattactacatagaggaccgtctcaataacactggtcattactacatagatgACTGTCTCagtaacactggtcattactacatagaccctgtctcaataacactggtcattactacatagaggaccgtctcaataacactggtcattactacattgaccctgtctcaataacactggtcattactacatagaggaccgtctcaataacactggtcattactacatagaggaccgtctcaataacactggtcattactacatagaggaccgtctcaataaccctggtcattactacatagatgcctgtctcaataacactggtcattactacatagaccCTGTCTCAATAACAcgggtcattactacatagaggaccgtctcaataacactggtcattactacatagaggaccgtctcaataacactggtcattactacatagatgACTGTCTCagtaacactggtcattactacatagatgACTGTCTCagtaacactggtcattactacatagaggaccgtctcaataacactggtcattactacatagaggaccgtctcaataacactggtcattactacatagaggaccgtctcaataacactggtcattactacatagaggaccgtctcaataacactggtcattactacatagaggaccgtctcaataacactggtcattactacatagaggaccgtctcaataacactggtcattactacatagaggaccggtcattactacatagaggaccgtctcaataacactggtcattactacatagaggaccgtctcaataacactggtcattactacatagaggaccgtctcaataacactggtcattactacatagaggaccgtctcaataacactggtcattactacatagaggaccgtatcagtaacactggtcattactacatagaggaccgtctcaataacactggtcattactacatagaggaccgtctcaataacactggtcattactacatagaggaccgtctcaataacactggtcattactacatagaggactgtctcaataacactggtcattactacatagaggacctgtctcaataacactggtcattacacatagaggaccgtctcaataacactggtcattactacatagaggaccgtctcaataacactggtcattactacatagaggactgtctcaataacactggtcattactacatagatgACTGTCttaataacactggtcattactacatagatgcctgtctcaataacactggtcattactacatagaggaccgtctcaataactctggtcattactacatagaggaccgtctcaataacaccggtcattactacatagaggaccgtctcaataacaccggtcattactacatagatgCCTGTCTCAATAACAccggtcattactacatagaggaccgtctcaataacactggtcattactacatagaggactgtctcagtaacactggtcattactacatagaggaccgtctcaataacactggtcattactacatagaggactgTCTCAGTAACACTGGTCATaactacatagaggaccgtctcaataacaccggtcattactacatagaggaccgtctcaataacactggttattactacatagaggactgtctcagtaacactggtcattactacaatagaggaccgtctcaataacactggtcattactgtATAGATGActgtctcaataacactggtcattactgtACTTTGTTCATTGTGTGGATACGGCCCTGGTCTGTACGTTGTTCAGTGTGTGGATACGGCCCTGGTCTGTACGTTGTTCATCGTGTGGATacggccctggtctgtacattgtTCATCGTGTGGATACGGCCCTGGTCTGTACGTTGTTCATCGTGTGGATacggccctggtctgtacattgtTCATCGTGTGGATACGGCCCTGGTCTGTACTTTGTTCATCGTGTGGATACGGCCCTGGTCTGTACTTTGTTCATCGTGTGGATACGGCCCTGGTCTGTACGTTGTTCATATGTGTGGATacggccctggtctgtacattgtTCATCGTGTGGATACGGCCCTGGTCTGTACGTTTGTTGTTGGATACGGCCTGGTCTGTACTTTGTTCTATGTGTGGATACGGCCCTGGTCTGTACGTTGTTCATCGTGTGGATACGGCCCTGGTCTGTACTTTGTTCTATGTGTGGATACATCTGTACTTTGTTCTATGTGTGGATACGGCCCTGGCCCTTTGGTCTGTACTTTGTTCTATGTGTGGATACGGCCCTGGTCTGTACGTTGTTCATGTGTGGATACGGCCCTGGTCTGTACTTTGTTCTATGTGTGGATACGGCCCTGGTCTGTACTTTGTTCTATGTGTGGATACGGCCCTGGTCTGTACTTTGTTCTATGTGTGGATACGGCCCTGGTCTGTACGTTGTTCTATGTGTGGATACGGCCCTGGTCTGTACGTTGTTCTGTGTGTGGATACGGCCCTGGTCTGTACTTTGTTCTATGTGTGGATACGGCCCTGGTCTGTACGTTGTTCTATGTGTGGATACGGCCCTGGTCTGTACTTCGTTCTATGTGTGGGTGCAGAGCCAGAACAGACAGCACTACAGCCCATAGCCATTTTCGGTCTATAACATGTGGTGGTGGGGCTCAGTTGGTCGGCACATGGCACTAGCAACAAAAGAGTGCACTTACCATACAGTAGGTTGCTTTAGATAAGTGTCTGATATTTTCTGTAACATTAGGCCCAGACTAAAAATCATTTTCAAAGGAGAATCTCTATTGATATTGCCTCTTAGTCCAGAGGGGTAAACTACGAAGCAGGTTTGAGGAGTTAGAGAaggtaactttggtcaactctgagTTAAACTTGGTTTAACTGGTCGTACAAATgtggctcaccttttagccaggtacatttctatggcaCCCAATCCTTCAGAAATAACCTGCGACATGGCAGGCTAACTCACAGCTAACTTAACTCCACTGACTGAAATTtttataatttgttcttaacatgtcagttaagaactaattgtTATTTTCAACAGCCTAGAAACAgtaggttaactaccttgttcaggggcagaacgacagatttttaccttgtcagctcggggattcaatcttgcaacctttcagttactagtccaacgctctaaccactaggctaccctgccgccctgccaAATGACTGAGCCACGAGTTGAGGACTGATTAAATCAGATTCCCTCCCTCTCGCAAAGGTTGCGTCATCATCCACTTCATTTGAGGAAGACAACTgatgaaatattttattaatcaaatgttttttggttttaaaaatgtttaatttgaaaatatatcacattacacatttagtaaTGACAAAATCCATTTTAAACTTCACGCACAGTAACACTTTTGTATGACTTAATACAATTGTTTTATTGATAGGAGTGGGGAACAAGGAGCTTGTGCATTGAGAAGCACACCAAAGACGACATTAACGATACGTAATAACATAAAGACGACATTAACGATAACATCAAGTAATAACATGAAGACGACATTAACGATACGCAATAACATAAAGACGACATTAACGATACGCAATAACATAAAGACGACATTAACGATACGTACGATAAAGAAAGACGACATTAACGATACGCAATAACATAAAGACGACATTAACGATACGCAATAACATAAAGGCGACATTAACGATACGCAATAACATAAAGACGACATTAACGATAATAACATAAAGACGACATTAACGATAAAGACGACAATAACATAAAGACGACATTAACGACATTAACGATCGCAATAACATAAAGACGACATTAACGACACGCATAACACAAAGGCGACATTAACGATACGTAATAACATAAAGACATTAAGCGATCGTAATAACATAAAGACGACATTAACGATACGTAATAACATAAAGACGACATTAACGATACGTAATAACATAAAGACGACATTAACGATACGTAATAACATAAAGACGACATTAACGATACGTAATAACATAAAGACGACATTAACGATACGTAATAACATAAAGACGACATTAACGATACAATAACATAAAGACGACATTAACGATACGTAATAACACAAAGACGACATTAACGATACGCAATAACACAAAGACGACATTAACGATACGCAATAACACAAAGACGACATTAACGATACGCAATAACATAAAGACGACATTAACGATACGTAATAACATAAAGACGACATTAACGATACGCAATAACATAAAGACGACATTAACGATACGCAATAACATAAAGACGACATTAACGATACGCAATAACATAAAGACGACATTAACGATACGTAATAACATAAAGACGACATTAACGATACGTAATAACATAAAGTTCAGTTCAGGACAAGGCTTAATTTGTGTCttagagtagtagtggtggggggtTGGTGAACGGtaacagccagacagacacaggcGGGTAATGTAGGCAGAGATTCTGACCTGTTTTGGTTTGAGGCCACTTGGACGAGCTCATCAGTCTCCTCATGGTGTCGTATCGGCTGTCACAGTTCTCTTTGTTGAAGCAGTACCAGCCGCCCTCCAAGAATATCAACCACCGTCTGCTCCCTCTGGACTCTTTCATGTAGTACCTAGaacagaaagaaaaacattttataaacacaaactcacaaaCCATGGACAAGAATCATGTATCCTCACACGAAACACTCAAGTTGCCCTCACCGTCTCCTGGCATCAGTGACTGTGCCAAACGGAATAAAACCTGACCTCATGTACATATTATGTAAACAAAGAATACAAAACATGTTGTTATTTTGAAGACCTTTATCTCTGTTAACAAAAATAAGCTGAAACTACTTCCCCCAGATTTGAACTCACCTAAACAATGTTTGAGTGCTGGTTACACAGAGCCATGAtgtggacacacacgcacacacacacacgataaaacAAAAGATGGGAGCTCATCCAGGTTCCTCCACCCTCAGtattgagagagagaagactagTGTGCTTCCCAAATGGAGCCTTATTCCCTTTATCATGCACTACTCTTGGCCTGTCAGAGCCctgtggtccactatatag encodes the following:
- the LOC135534964 gene encoding LOW QUALITY PROTEIN: palmitoleoyl-protein carboxylesterase notum1a-like (The sequence of the model RefSeq protein was modified relative to this genomic sequence to represent the inferred CDS: inserted 1 base in 1 codon), producing the protein MVCEFVFIKCFSFCSRYYMKESRGSRRWLIFLEGGWYCFNKENCDSRYDTMRRLMSSSKWPQTKTGTGILSPLPEENPHWWNANMVFIPYCSSDVWSGASAKTDHSGYAFMGSLIIQEVVKDLLTKGLDNAKVLLLAGSSAGGTGVLLNVDPVAELLEGLGHPGIQVRGLADSGWFLDNKQYRSTDCHDTISCAPTEAIKRGIKYWGSVVPERCRQVHLXEEWNCFFGYRVFPSIKSPVFVVQWLFDEAQLTVDNIHLTGQPVQEGQWRYIQNLGIELRNTLKDVPAMFAPACLSHEVITRNYWIDVQVKGTSLPRALHCWDRSLQDNSRNNKAPPKGCPVHLIDSCPWPHCNPTCPTIRDQFTGQEMNVIQFLMHMGFDVQKMAQQQGMDPSKLLGMLSSGS